ATTTCATTCCTGGAACTCCGTTTAAGGCTCTTTCCAAAGGAATAACAACAGCCTTAACCATCAATTCACCGTTAGATCCAGGATAATCTGCGGTAACGTTCACCATTGGAGGTGAAATTGTAGGGAATTGTGTAATAGGTAAATTTAAAACCGACAACACCCCTAAAAAGACAATAATCAACGATATTACTATCGACAGAACAGGTCTTTGAATAAATTTATTAAACATTTTAATATTTTTTAAATGATTAAATTAAATGGAAATCAATACGCCATCAGTAAAATTTTAAGTACAGTATTTTACTGAATACTTCATTTATTCTGCTTTTAAGCGTAAATGATTGATTACTTCTTTAGGAGATTCGTAATCGAATTTAATTTTGTCGTTTTCTTTTACTTTCTGAACACCTTCAAGCAAGATCTTATCATTTTCTGTAAGACCGCTTTTGATTACATATAAATCAGGGATTTCGCCAGTAATAGTGATTTCTCTAGAACTTACTTTGTTGTCTTTTCCAACTACAAAAACATATTTTTTATCTTGAATTTCGTAAGTCGCTTTTTGCGGAATCACAATAGCATTTTTAAGAGGAACATTCATTTGAACTTGTCCTGTTTCGCCATTTCTAAGTAATTTTCCAGAATTAGGGAATCTTGCTCTAAAAGCAATGTTTCCGGTTTCGTTGTTGAATTCACTTTCGATTACCTCAACATTTCCTTTATCCTTAAAAATATCACCGTTAGCCAAAACTAAATTCACTTTGTTATCTGCACGATCTTTAATATTTGTTTCATAACTAATGTATTCTGGCTCAGAAACATTGAAATAAGCAAACATTTGACTGTTGTCTGAAAGACTTGTCAGCAATTCTCCCTCGTCAATTAAACTTCCAAGTTTTAAAGGAATACGGTCGATTGTTCCGTCAAACGGAGCTCTAATTTCTGTGAATGATAAATGAAGTTTTGCTAGCGCAACCTCAGCTTTTGCAGATTGCAATTTAGCCTGAGCCACACTTAATTCGTTTTTAGAAACGATATTTTTATCAGCCAGCAATTTTGAATTTTGCAATTCAATTTCTACTGATTTTTGTTCTGACTGCGCTTTTAATAATTCTGCCTGATACATGTTAGGCATAATTTTAAACAACAGCTGTCCTTTTTTTACAAACTGTCCTTCGTCAACATATATATTTTGTAAAAACCCTTTTTCTTGGGCGCGAAGTTCGATATTACGAACCGATTTTATTTGTGAAACGTATTCTTTTGTAAATGAAGTATCAATTCTTACCGGATTAGTAACGGTGAATTTTTCTACTTCTTCTTTTTCTTCTTTTTTAGATGTACAGCTCGTTAAGCACACCAAGGCCATTAAGCCTGTGAACACAATGATTTTTTTCATGATTTAGTTTGGAAATTAAGCGATTGAATGCTTTGGAATGAAAATTCCTTTTGGATGTTAAATGCATCAGTCAGCCTTAGCCCAGACCTTAACTTTATATAAGCAGAAGTAGAAAAAATATACAACAGCAAGATACGCAGAGATCAAAACTCAGGTAACCGATGTATACTTTAAAATCAAATTCTTAATACTCGTTGAGTAATATAGATAGGATTTGAATGCCCGAAAACAGGCGTAGAAATTTTTAAACGATTGGAATCATTCGCTGCAGACTGATCTGAAAGTGCCCGATACAAAGTGTCTACCAAACTATACGTAGCAGTAAAATACTTGCACGTAAGTAAATCAACATCATCACCTCCTACTAGATCTTCTTCTAGATCAACATCTACAGCATCTTCAATTATTGAAGTTCCACGATCTTGATTAGTAAACTTAACTCTATGTTTTTGCAGGTGATGGTGAGTATGAGCACCAAAAGTATTTGCATTCAAATATTGGCCTCCGCCAAACAGAAGCATATTCATGAATACTAAAAATACTATTAACTTTCTCATTTCGGTGCGAAAGTAGTAAAAGAATTAAAACAAAAAAAGAATTTTTAACAAGGTTTAACAGTTCCATAAAACGAAAACGTTTTCATTCTCTGAATATTTATTAATCACTTTACTTCAAAATTAAACCCTTTATTTACATCGCTAAAAATCAATAACTTAAACATTACAATTAAGTAATCAAAATTTCCATAATCGTAAATTCTTGTCCTGATTTTACAAAAGATTTAAAAGTATCTATCATTCCGAACTTCTCATAAAATGATTTTTTATTGGTTCTGGCATTGCACCATACTTTTTCTACACCTTTTTCTTTGGCAAATTCTAGAATATATTTTAAAAGATGAGATGCAATTCCTTTACCTTGATAATCTTCTAAAGTCGCTAATTTTCTAAACTGCATTTCTTTCTCTTCCATAAAACAAGAGACTATAGAAACCAATTTATCTTCTTCAAAAACTCCAAAATGAATTCCTAAATTATCTTCTTCAAGCTTTACAAACTCAAAAGGCTGGTCTGGCCACATTACTTCGTGTCGTATTTGCCAAGTATCGCTCGCGCTTATTGTTTTAACTTCCATTTTAAATATTAAATCTTCTCAAAATTAATTCATTTTGATTAATTGAAAAAAGCAAACGAGGAATCTTGATATAATTAATTATCAAAACTTTACAGAAAAATAAATCAGACAAATCATTCAATTATAATCTATTATGGTTATTTTTATAGTACCAAAATCAAATAAATTCCGTTATGAGAAAATTCCTTTTAGCAGCATTTTTATGTATTTGTGCCAATGGATTTGCACAATTAATACAAATCGGACCACAGTTTTCTACTAATATTACTTCTGTCAATGCCAAAAACTTCAGTTCCGATCATACGAATACAGGAATCGGATTTGCCGCATTTGGCCGAGTAAACCTTGCACTTTTTTATGCTCAAGGCGAATTCGGATATGGCCAAACTAATTTTAGCGTATACCAAAACGGCGTTGGAGAAACAGAATTTAAACTAGCAGGAACAGATGCTTCATTAATTGCAGGATTTAAAATTATTCCGCTTGGAAAACTTGGAAATGTGAGACTTTTTGTGGGATACAACTGGAAAAATTATTCAGACATAAGTACCAGCAATAATCTTAATTCTATTGCTATAGAAAAAAACAATCATAGCATTCTTGGAGGTGTCGGAGTTGATGTCTGGAGACTGACTTTTGATGTTAGATATCTTGCAGGACTTAGTGATATAGATGCGTCTAGCAGCGAAATTAAAACTGGAGTTACTAATCTCTCCATTGGATTTAAATTTCTATAAAACTCCTAATAAAAAAGGGAATCGATCGATTCCCTTTTCTATAATTCACTTACATTTTAACGTAATAATTTTCCTCATTATCCCTTTCTATCTTTTTTATTCCCTCTTCTGTTTTAACAGCTACATTAACAACATGCAATACGTCTGACTTTTCATTAAGACTACAGTTCCAAACTGTTCCATCAGAAAGAATAATTTCTGAAAATAATGAGACCATGCTTTTTGCATCATTATAAACTAAATTTTCAGTTCTTACAAGTTTCTTTACTTTTGTTTTTTTGTCAACCTCATAAAATAAGATCTCATTTTCTTTAATTTCGACCAATTCGTCAAAAGTAGATTGATTGGCTGTAACTGCTGTTGTCGAGGACCAAATTGGCTGATTTCCTGTTTTTTTCCAAGTTCCAATTGCTTGATTTAAAATTTCTTTTCTTAAAAGTTCACGTAAGGTGTCTACCTTTTTAGTAGCTTCTTTTCCGATTTCATTTTCAGGTTTAATCTTTGCTGCTAAAGAAAATAAATCAATAGCTTTTACAAAATCGGCTTTTTTGTAGTAAGAATTAGCCAATTCATATTTGTTTTTTTGAAATGCAGTCTTTTGATCGTTCTGCGCAAAAAACTGAAGGCTGCTTAGCAAAACAACCAGAACAAAAGTATTCTTCATTAGATTTGGTGGTATTTTTAGTATTGGGCAAACGTAATATTTTTCGGAGAAATATTTAAACTATTTTCTATAATTTGAATATTTTTAATTATTTTAAACAAAAAACATCACTTTGCCAAAACAAAGTGATGTTTTAATTTATTTACTTAAATTTAATTCAATTATTTAACACTTAAGACATTATTCTCTGGTGTTGCATCCATAAAAATCCCACCATCTAGCTCAATTTTTTCGATTTTTTTTGCACTTTTCAAAATTATTCTAGCTGTTTTTTGATTTTTCTCCCAAATCGCTGGCGTTTGATGCAAAGTTGTTTTTGACTTGTCAGCGTAAGTAATTACAACATCAAAAGGAATTGCAAAACCTCCAATGTTTTCTATTGTTATGGTTTTCTTATCGGCAGAAAGACCCTTTACGGCAATATCGATAAAATTGTTAGTAAAGAACCAATTGTTAAAAAACCAATTTAAATTCTTTCCCGTTGCTGTATTAAATGAATTAAAATAATCCCACGGAATAGGATGTTTTCCGTTCCAAGTATCCATATAAAAATGAAGCGCTTTTTTGAACAATTCATCTCCTAACATATCTTTTAAAGCCAAATAAGAAAGAGAAGCTTTACCATAAGAATTGTTTCCATACCCTGCACCAGAAACTTGTGTAGACATTGTTATAATTGGCTGATCTTGTTCTGAAGATCGATCGCTTATATAATGTTTTACTCTAAATTCTTTATAAAACTTATCTGCAGCCTCTTTACCATGTTCAGCAGTTCCAATTAAATATTCAAAAGTTGTTGCCCAACCTTCGTCCATAAAGGCATAACGCGTTTCATTGATTCCCATATAAAAAGGAAAATAAGTATGCGCTACTTCGTGATCTTGTACCAACTGTGCAAAAATAGGATCTCCCATTTCTGAATCGTTACACATCATTGGATATTCCATATCGGCAAAACCTTGGAAAGCCGTCATTTTAGAAAATGGATACGGAACTCCTGGCCAATTGTTAGAAAACCAATCTAAAGCATATTGATTGTTTTTTACCGAATTCACAAAATCGGTTCCTTTAACATTATAAGCCGCCTGAACGCTCGCACGACGATTTGTTTTCTTATCTACTACAACACTACTAGCGTCCCATAAATAATGGTCACTTAAACCAAAGCAAACATCAGTTATGTTTTTAGCTTCAAATTTCCAGACATTCCAATCGTATTGTTTCGTTACGATTCCGCTTTTCATTTCCTGCTCGTTTGCAATATGCAGAATTTCATCTGTTGTGTATGATTTTTTTAAGCGTGAAGCAAATTCAGGCTGCAAAACCTCATCTGGATTTAATAAATCTCCAGTTGCATACACCACGTAGTTTTTTGGTGCTTTTACAGAAAAAACATAATCGTTGAAGTCATTGTAAAATTCTTGACGATCTGTATGCGGTAATCTATCCCACCCATTATAATCGTCAAAAACTGAAACACGAGGATAACTATACGCTACAAAAAATGTCGTTTCGTCAATCTGGCCTTCTCTGCCGCTTTCTTTAGACAAAGGATAATTCCATTGAATATTTATAGTGGTCTTTGAATTTGGTAAAATTGGTTTTTGCAATTTTACAGTTCCAACAGTTCCCCAGTTTTTAGCGTCTTCTTTATACACTTCATTTTCTACTTTCAATGAAGCAATCGTTAATCCATCGCTTAAAAAATCGTTACTTACTTCACCTCCTCTTGGAGAAGAAGGCTTATGAAGGTTGTTTACAAAACGAATAACTAAGTTTCTTAAAGTATCCTTGCTATTGTTTTCGTAAATAATGGTTTCAGTTCCGCTAACCAATCTTGTTTTCGGATCAACTGAAATTTCCATATTATATTTTCCACGGTTCTGCCAATAGTTAACGCCTGGTTTTCCGTCTTTAGAACGTGTTCCGTTTTCATAGGCTTTTTTTATATTTCGTGGCATGTAAAGCTCTTGAGCAATAGTATCTTGGGCAAAAAGAACGAATGCTATTAATGCAAATTGCAAAAATCTCTTTTTCATAAATAATTCTTAGGTCTTTAAATTGTTTGATATATAAGACTGCTGTTTTAAAACAATGTTACAAATTTAATTATTAATTGTTAATGGTGAGATGTGAAATGCTAGATGTTAGATGTAAAAAAACTGCTCTAACATTTTACATTTTACAAAAAAAAGAAAAACCGTCTATCCCTAAAAGGAATAGACGGCATCTACAATTAATATATAACCTTGATGACTACAAAATATAATCCGTATTAATAAAATTCGATTCTTTGCTGTTAAGCAATTCCTGCAGAATCTCATTATTATAATCGATATCTTTTGAAGCTACAAACGTACGAATTGAGAAAGAACGCAAAGCATCTGGAATACTCAAAGTTCCTACAGCAGAATCTTTTCTTCCTGTGAAAGGAAAAGCATCTGGCCCTCTTTGGCAAGAACTGTTGAGGTTTACTCTACAAACTAAGTTGACTAAAGCATCAATTAGCGGTGCAAGAGTTTTTATATCTTTACCAAACAAACTTACTTGCTGTCCGTAATTTGATTCTGCCATATCATTTAAAGGTTCTTTAATGTCTTTAAACGAAAGCACAGGAACAACTGGTCCGAACTGTTCTTCGTGATAAACACGCATTTCTTTATTTACTGGATATAGAACCGCAGGAAAAATATAATTATCTGTATGTTTTCCTCCTTTTTCATTTAAAACTTTAGCTCCTTTATGAAGAGCGTCATCAATTAAACCTTGGATATATTTTGGTTTGTCAGTTTCTGGAAGCGGCGTTAGAGCAACTCCCTTTTCCCACGGATTTCCAAAAAGTAAACTGTCTACTTTTTCAGAAAAACGTTTATTGAATTCTTCAGCAATTGATTCGTGAACATATAACACTTTCAAAGCAGTACAACGTTGTCCGTTAAAAGACAAACTTCCTGTAATACATTCTTGAATAGCCAAATCTAAATCGGCATCTGGAAGAATGATTGCTGGATTTTTGGCTTCTAAGCCTAAAATTAAACGCAATCTGTTTTTGTTCGGATGCTGATCTTGCAGAGCAATTGCCGATTTACTGTTTCCTATTAAGGCTAAAACGTCGATTTTTCCAGATTTCATAATTGGAGAAGCCACTTCGCGTCCTCTTCCGTAAACGATATTGATAACACCTTTTGGAAAACTGCTTCTAAATGCTTCCAATAATGGCGAAATACACAAAACACCGTGTTTAGCCGGTTTGAAGATTACAGTGTTACCCATAATCAAGGCAGGAATCAACAATGAGAAAGTTTCATTCAACGGATAATTGTAGGGTCCAAGACATAAAACTACTCCAAGAGGCCCACGTCGAATCATAGCGTTTACACCTTGCACTTTTTCAAAGTGCGAACTGCGTCCGTTTAATTCTTTGTAGCTGGCAATAGTATCGTAAATATATTCTACTGTTCTATCAAATTCTTTTTGTGAATCTCCTAATGATTTTCCAATTTCCCACATTAAGTATTTCACTACTTCTTCGCGGGTTTCTTTCATTTGTTTCACAAATTTTTCCATGCATTTAATACGATCTACTACTTTCATAGTTGGCCATAAACCTTGTCCCATATCGTATGCATTGGTAGCAGCTTCGACAACTTCTGCTGCTTCTTTTTCTCCCATAAAAGGAATAGATCCTAATAAAGTCGGCGAATATTTTTCAGTTGAAGAAATAGTAGAAAACACAGGTGTGGTTTGCCCTGTCCATTGTTTCAATTCTCCATTTACAAGATAGGTATCTTGATTTATCAGACTATTAATCTGATATTCTTCTGGTATAAAACTCATAATTTGGTTTGTTTAATGGTCTGGTAATTCTATTTTCAAAAGAAAAAAGAGGCTTTTTAATTGCCTCTTCTTCTTTTATGGTTGTACTGTTTCGCCTTCCCAATCTAGGATTCCTCCAAGTAGATTGTAGGCGTTTTCGATACCCAACTCGTTCATAATCTGGCATGCTTTTGCGCTTCTAGCCCCAGAACGACAGTATACGTAATAGTTTTTATTTTTGTCTAATTCTTCAATCTCATAAATAAAAGCCTGCCCTTTATTGATATCAATATTTAGAGCATTCTCAATATAGCCATCATTAAATTCGTCCTCAGTTCTTACGTCAAGTATAACTGCATTTTCGTCAGCTTCTAACTGAGCAACCCAATCTTCTTGTGATAAATTCATAATAAAATGTGTTTTTGTAAAATTACGACGTTTCTCTATATAAAAAACGTACCAAATGCGATTTCGATTATTATTCTCAGAAAACGTTTTAGAGAAAGTATTATAATCAGTGAATTACAAATTTAGTTACTATTTTTAAAAATTCAGCCTACAAAATCGATAGAAAATAGGATTTTTTCATTTACATAAAATTAATCTTAAATCTAGTTTTATGATAATTATTCCCATTCCAAACCCTTATCTTTGCAAACAATCACGTATTTTAATTCGATTTTAACAAAAACTAATTCAAGTTAATCAACATCTTTTGGTTTGAGTTAATTCGAAAAAATGAGCATCTCGATTACGCTCGATGTGACAAAAATCATTAAAACAATGCAACATTCATTAAAAACCATTTTTCCTAATTTCTCCAACGAGCTTATCGCTACAATAGAAGAAAATGGAAGTCTTCAAGATTTTAAATCCGGAACCATTTTAATGCGTACTGGGCAATACATCAAGAATACTGTTTTGATCATTAAAGGAAAAATCAAAATTTATCGCGAAGGCGAAGACGGTGGAGAGTTTTTAATGTACTACCTGCAGCCCGGACAAGCTTGTGCGATATCAATGATTTGTACAGCAAAAAGCGAAAAAAGTCAGATTATGGCAAAAGTAGTCGAAGATGTAACCGTGATGATGATTCCGTTGCAATTAATGGACAAATGGATGATGGAACATAGAAGCTGGTACGAATTTGTAATTGAAACCTACCGAAGCCGTTTTGAAGAAGTTCTCGAAGTGGTTGACAATATTGCTTTCCGTTCTATGGATGAAAGATTAGAATTCTACTTAAAAAGACATTCTGATGCCTGCGGATGTTCTGAAGTAAATTTATCGCATCAGGAAATCGCAACCGAATTAAATACGTCGCGCGAAGTCGTTTCGAGATTACTCAAAAAAATGGAACAGCGTGGTCTGGTCAAACTCAACCGAAACCAGATTGAGTTATTGAAATAATTTTTTTCTGCCACAAATTTCACCTTCTGTGATAAATGTTACTGTAAGATTCTAATTTCCGAGGCAACTTTGCATTAAAACAAATGCAATGGAATATTTAGGATTTTTTGCCTCAATCATAATCGGAATTTCGCTTGGCCTAATTGGCGGCGGAGGCTCTATTCTCACTATTCCTATTCTAGTTTATTTATTTAAAGTAAATCCAGATCAAGCCACTTCTTATTCTTTATTTATTGTCGGATTAACCGCTTTATTTGGAAGTTACAGCCATTATAAAATGGGAAATCTAAAACTGAAATCGGCTTTGTACTTTGCTGTTCCTTCAGTTATTTCGATTCTAATAATCCGTGAAGTGATATTTCCGCAAATTGCATCGACTTTGTTTTCTGTTGCTTCCTATACTGTTTCAAAAGATTTTCTCATTATGATCATCTTTTCCATACTAATGATAACGGCTGCAATTTCGATGATTAAAAAAAATCAGCCCGAAATAAAATCAGCAGATACTAATTATTCGCAATTGAGTTTTATAGGCTTTTTGGTCGGAATCGTAACGGGATTTCTAGGCGCTGGCGGCGGATTCTTAATTATTCCTGCCCTGCTTTTTTTCGCCAATCTTCCCATGAAACAAGCCGTTGGAACTTCATTATTAATCATCACTATTAATTCATCAATAGGTTTTGCTGGCGATCTATACATTGGTACACCAATAAATTACACGTTTTTATTAAGCGTTTCTGCAATGGCCTTAATCGGAATGTTTATTGGAAGCCAGCTTTCTAAAAAAATAGATGGCACAAAATTAAAACCTCTTTTTGGGTGGTTTGTGCTCGTAATGGGATTTTATATCATTGCCAAGGAAGTTTTATTCTAAAAGCAATTTCAACACTTTATTTAGTTTCACTTGTAGAGTAATCTTTGTCAAAGTTTAAAACTTTGACAAAGATGAAACTAAAACCTTCAAATTTCTCCAAATTTATCTTTATATCTCTCAAGCTCGATTTCAGTTCGATTAAGCAGTTTTTCAAGCAATTGAATTTTATCTTCATAAAGCTCCTTTAAAACTGAAGTATTATCGGCATTTATTAAAATACTTCCGTTATTATTTCCTGTTATTTTATTGAAACTGTTGAAATATTTATCGTAATCAAAACTAATTATATCCTCTACGCTGACATCCAAAATTTTTCCTATTTCAACTAGTTTTTCGTAACTTAGAGAAGTCTTTCCTTTTTCAATTTTACTATAACCAGCTTGGGTTACACCTAATCTTTCTGCCATGTATTCCTGAGTATAATTTTTTAACTCTCTAATATTTTTAATTTTACTTTTAATTGTTGTGGCCATGTTATTTCTGATTTGTGGTCATGTATAGTCAAAACAGCCAGCCGTTAGGATGTAACGGCACGACTATACTATTATTTTTATTGGAAAACCTTAAAACTACTTCATAATTAAAGACTTATGTCGCAGCGTTTTGTTAATTTTTTCTTTGTGTAATGATAAAATAACCATACATCAAAGCTGCCATTATGAAAATGCAATCATAATGGGAAATGTTGAATACAAACATCTCTGATTTTTTAAGCAGTTCTTTTTACACTTCTTTCAAACTGAAGATCTAAGTAAGAATCTATCTGCTTGCCCACCAATATGCGATCTTTGGTGGCAATTTTAGTCCTTATTTCGTTCTGATAAATATCTTTTACAAAAACAAAATAAACAAATTCGGCCTTGCTTCCGAATCTAATAGCTATAATAAACGAATAGCACAAAATTGCAGGAATAATGTAATACAAGTCCATTAAGTTGGAAAATAGCATGCAATAATATGTTGCAGCAGTTACGGCTAAAAAAGCACCGTTTTCAAGAAAATATTTTTTCTTTTTTTTAAGCAGTCCAATTTCTTTAATTTCATCAAACTGATACTGCCAATTCTTAGATTTGTAACGAAATCTAACCTTGTCGGAAAAAATTGTTAAAGGCATAATAATTTAGTAGGTAAAAATAGATTTAAGCTTCTAGTGAAAAATCAATTTCTAAAAATCCTTAGGGGGAAAAAATTCTTAGATACGCAATATTAAGCATTAACACTTTTTTTTTCTTACAATTAACATTATAGAATATAACTATCGGTTGTAATTAAATCTTTCGTAAAAGTTATCTTATGTTTTATTTCAAAAAAAATATCAAAGCAAGAAGATTCTTTTGGGCGTTGCCTCCGGCCGGGCTATCCGCTTGTATCTTTTCCTTGTTAAAGAAACAAGAAAAAGGATACCGCTCCTATCCCTAACGCACACTCGGGTAAAATGACATTTTCAGTTTTAAATTTCAATGAATTATCTCCAGTTTTAACTGGAGGTAAACAAATGTAGACAAAAAAGGCTTTAGCCAAACTTTACTTGTTTGGCTAAAGCCCAATTCATATTAAAACAAAAAATCTCCAGTTAAAACTGGAGGCAATTTATTCTATATTGAAATCAAAATTCGTGTAATTAAACAGTTGTAAAATTCAGAATTCATCTATATCAAAATGAAAATTCGTGAATTCGTGGCAAAAAACTCAATGCTCTCCATACCCTATATCATCCATTTTCCCACTAAAAACACGATACTGAATAATAAAGTAAATAATCACGAGAAACAAAGCGACAAAAAACCAACTCAATCCAGCATTCAATCCGTATTCGTGAGCGGCCGTATTGTAAATTGTCAATGACGGATTTACTTTATTTGTTGAAGGCAAAACATTCGGAAAAATTGAAACGGCTGTAGAAGCAAATCCGCCTAATAAAAATAAGGTTGAAAAAACAAATCCTTGACCGTCTTTTTTGAAAGAACGAACTTTGAATAATCCGGCAATTCCAACAAAAGTCATTACAGGAAAAAACCAAAGAATCGGATTTTCAACGAAATTATGAAATGGTTTTGGTTCGATAAAATGCCAAATTCCTAAAGAAATAAAGACCAAAATCAGTAAAACAAAATTCAGTTTAAAAACTACATTTTTCAATTTCGGATTCAAAGCTGAATTTGTTTTATAAATAATCCAGTTTGCACCATGAATAGTCAAAGCAACAACGCTCACAACTCCTAAAAAAAGTGTAAACCAGTCGATAATTCCCAATTCATTTGCTTGCGGACTAAAAGTCGGATTCCATAAAGGCAAAAAGAAAAAATGCGCTTCTTGCGTAGAAACTCCATTTTGCACCATTCCGAGATTCACTCCTCGAACAATATTTCCTAAAGCAATTCCGAAGAAAAGAGCCAAAAGCAGACTCGCAATTCCAAAAGCTTTATCCCAAATTGCTTCCCACATATGGTTATGAATTTGTCCGCGCATTTCTAATCCGATTGCACGAAAAATCAAGAGCCATAAAATCATAATCAGAGGCAGATAAAATCCGCTAAAAGAAGATGCATATAGAGTTGGAAAAGCAAAAAACAAAACGCCTCCTGCTGCAATCAGCCAAACTTCATTGGCATCCCAAAACGGACCAATGGCGCTGGTTATCGCCTTTTTATCTTTCTCTGTATCAGCAAAAAATAAATGAATAATTCCTGCTCCAAAATCGTAACCGTCCAAAACCAGATAAACGGCCA
The Flavobacterium humidisoli DNA segment above includes these coding regions:
- the cydB gene encoding cytochrome d ubiquinol oxidase subunit II, translating into MEFFWYVVLMGILAVYLVLDGYDFGAGIIHLFFADTEKDKKAITSAIGPFWDANEVWLIAAGGVLFFAFPTLYASSFSGFYLPLIMILWLLIFRAIGLEMRGQIHNHMWEAIWDKAFGIASLLLALFFGIALGNIVRGVNLGMVQNGVSTQEAHFFFLPLWNPTFSPQANELGIIDWFTLFLGVVSVVALTIHGANWIIYKTNSALNPKLKNVVFKLNFVLLILVFISLGIWHFIEPKPFHNFVENPILWFFPVMTFVGIAGLFKVRSFKKDGQGFVFSTLFLLGGFASTAVSIFPNVLPSTNKVNPSLTIYNTAAHEYGLNAGLSWFFVALFLVIIYFIIQYRVFSGKMDDIGYGEH